In Candidatus Methylomirabilota bacterium, a single window of DNA contains:
- a CDS encoding response regulator → MIRVKHTVMIVDDNRLIRETYRDLFQAEDFVVVEATNGAEALLWLQRGKAHLILLDLEMPVMDGRSFLEYRLVHEKIREIPVLVVSSLADDARLRQSLLNLGADRLLQKPVHLPDLVGAVRETLKTPGISEVWPTMADPKPSGRQDARVAFTVPIRVRTGAFAETRGRLRDLSASGLGAYLPHRLPQGDTITVSLTIEGRSLALAGFVHRAAPSLTTMGYHHGIRFVEKQENSFPLYTYSFFREHAEVSH, encoded by the coding sequence ATGATCCGCGTCAAACATACCGTCATGATCGTTGATGATAATCGCCTGATCCGGGAGACGTATCGTGATCTGTTCCAAGCAGAGGATTTTGTCGTGGTCGAGGCCACCAATGGAGCCGAGGCGCTTCTCTGGCTCCAGCGGGGGAAGGCACACCTTATACTCCTTGACCTAGAGATGCCTGTCATGGATGGCCGGAGTTTCCTCGAGTACCGGCTTGTGCATGAAAAAATCCGCGAGATCCCAGTCCTCGTCGTAAGCAGTCTGGCTGACGACGCCAGGCTTCGCCAATCTCTCTTGAACCTCGGGGCGGACCGCCTGCTGCAAAAGCCTGTGCACCTGCCGGACCTCGTCGGCGCCGTGCGAGAGACCCTAAAAACACCCGGCATCTCGGAGGTCTGGCCCACCATGGCAGACCCAAAACCCAGCGGGCGGCAGGACGCCAGGGTGGCCTTCACCGTCCCCATTCGTGTCCGCACAGGCGCCTTCGCAGAGACTCGCGGACGACTCCGTGACCTCAGCGCCAGCGGCCTCGGCGCGTATCTTCCTCACCGGCTTCCCCAAGGGGACACGATCACCGTGAGCCTCACCATCGAGGGGCGCTCACTGGCCTTGGCAGGTTTCGTTCACCGGGCTGCCCCAAGCCTCACGACCATGGGGTATCACCACGGAATTCGCTTTGTCGAGAAGCAGGAGAATTCCTTCCCCCTGTACACCTATTCCTTCTTTCGCGAACACGCTGAAGTTTCTCACTAG
- a CDS encoding response regulator: protein MRTQHTLMIVDDNHSVREMYRDVFEAEDFFVVEATNGAEALLWLDRGKLDLIILDLEMPVMDGRSFLEYRLAHATIREIPVLVVSSGLDDAGLRQSLLNLGANRLLQKPVHLEDLVSAVREILTTPRIPKSWSPMAAPDASDRQDARLTFTVSIRVHTGSFVETSGKLRDLSASGLGALLPQRLAHGKTITVSLDIEGRSLALMGSVQWTAEDRNGTGYRHGIRFTKKQDDRFPLYTYSFFCVHAEAN, encoded by the coding sequence ATGCGAACCCAACATACCCTCATGATCGTTGACGATAATCACTCTGTCCGGGAGATGTATCGTGATGTGTTCGAGGCAGAGGATTTTTTCGTGGTCGAGGCTACCAATGGAGCCGAGGCGCTCCTGTGGCTTGATAGGGGGAAACTAGACCTTATCATCCTTGACCTGGAGATGCCTGTGATGGATGGTCGGAGTTTCCTCGAGTACCGGCTTGCTCATGCAACTATTCGGGAGATCCCAGTCCTTGTGGTCAGCAGCGGACTTGACGACGCCGGGCTTCGCCAATCTCTCCTGAACCTCGGGGCGAACCGCCTGCTGCAAAAGCCTGTCCACCTGGAGGACCTCGTCAGCGCCGTGCGGGAGATCCTTACGACACCCCGCATCCCAAAGTCCTGGTCCCCCATGGCGGCTCCGGACGCCAGTGACCGGCAAGACGCCAGGTTGACCTTCACCGTCTCCATTCGCGTCCACACGGGCTCTTTCGTAGAGACTTCTGGGAAGCTCCGTGATCTGAGCGCTAGCGGCCTTGGTGCGCTTCTTCCTCAGCGGCTTGCCCATGGGAAAACGATCACGGTGAGCCTCGATATCGAAGGGCGCTCCCTGGCCTTGATGGGGTCCGTGCAGTGGACCGCCGAAGATCGCAACGGCACGGGGTACCGACACGGCATCCGTTTCACCAAGAAGCAGGACGACAGATTCCCCTTGTACACTTATTCATTCTTTTGCGTACACGCAGAAGCTAACTAG